From Malaclemys terrapin pileata isolate rMalTer1 chromosome 15, rMalTer1.hap1, whole genome shotgun sequence:
ATTTGTAGTTCTGGGCATTACCCCTCCCAGGACATTCATTCAGTGGAGTGCAAGTAGTTACTGCCCACTGTGTAAGTgcagctgtacaaacactgatCCCACTCCTGCTTCTCTCAATTCATCCTTTTTCCGCTCTGGTTGAATACGGTTCAGTCATTGTGGCCTGCGGCTTGGCCAATGCAGGGAACGTGGATGCCTCTCGCTTTTTAGTTTCCTGTCGGGTTATGGTTTAAACAGGAAATTGAAATCTGGAAAACCACACAAACTGTATTTCCTAATAGCgtgtaaatatctttaaaattctACTCTGGGCCAGCAGGGGCCTCTCATGGGACCTTGTTGAGATCTTGTCtagaataaagaacaggagtacttgtggcatcttagagactaacaaatttatttgagcataagctttcgtgggctacagcccacttcttcggatgcatagaatggaacatatattgaagagatatatgtacacacatacagagagcatgaaaaggtgggagttttcTTACCaactctaaggctacatctacactacaggggggagtcgatttaagatacgcaaattcagctacgtgaatagcgtagctgaattcgacgtatcgcagccgacttaccccgctgtgaggacggcggcaaaatcgacctctgcggcttcccgtcgacggcacttactcccacctccgctggtggagtaagagcgtcgattcggggattgattgtcgcgtcccaacgggacacgataaatcgatccctgggaggtcgatttctacccaccgattcaggcgggtagtgtagacccagcctaagaggccaattaagtaagagaaaaaatccttttgaagtgataatcaagatagcccagtcccgactctctgtatgtgtgtatatatatctcctcaatatatgttccattctatgcatccgaagaagtgggctgtagcccacaaaagcttatgctcaaataaatttgttagtctctaaggtgccacaagtactcctgttctttttgcggatacagattaacacggctgctactctaaaacctgTCTAGAATAAAAAGTTCTAGTTAGTCTTGGAACAGGGCTCGTGTCTTTACACAGGTCTGCAAATGGCCATGGTGTGAATGAGTTAACAAAACTGATCAATAATAAAACAACCGTTTCAGAGTTGTATCTAGATAGAGCATCTGTCTCTGTGTATGGCAGCGATGGTGTTTCAGTCCGATGTGGGGCTTTGTGTTGCAGAGACTTGCTATCTAATCTCTCTCCAGAGCTAAACATCCACATAAATATTTCCAAGTACATCAGCCCTTCTATTTTCAGAGGGCAGTGAATAGTTGTAGCTACTTGATTTTAATTGAAATCCACACCAGCGGCAGTCTCAGTTCAGGAGAGGTGCCAGGTTAGAAGAGCAAGGAGTGCTGTAGGTTaggactgaggggcatcagcagagctgtgtatcTGTGTGTAGGGGGAGCAGGACTGGCCTAGCAAGGGTCAGGGAACGCAGGTCTGGATAGAGGTGCATTGGcaaagctggaggggtggggagagcccaggactggaacaaCAGGGGGGCTGTTCAGGCAGAGCTGTTGAAGGGtgcagcccaggactggaatgatggggggttgggggaagaaggGCTGCAGAAGAGGCATGAGACTCTATTTATCTGAGAACTCATACAGCCCCAATCGCCATAGTGTCTGAGAGACTCTCTATTTTTATTAATGCATTGACTCTCAACACCCTTGTGACATTACCCCCATTATCCagagagggaactgaggcacagagcgacggCGACTTATTCAAAGCCACGCAGAAGGATCTGTGGCAGAGCACAGAACTGAATGCAGGTCTCCGGGGTTCTAGGTTAGCATGCTAAACACTGGAGCCTCCTTCTTCCCGGCATAGATCAGAAGCACAGAAGGTGTTGAGGCAAAGAGAAAATGCTGAGCTGCCCAAAGCTCCGCATGCACCTGGATCAGTAGGAATGGAGAGTCACACCAATATCCTCTCTTGCTACTGCTGCATTGCTCTGCAGTTTGACAATTGTGAAATGCCTAGCACCCAGGGAACGTTTCCTCCTAACTCCAGCTAGTCAGGGCTtcgcttatgccctgaagcaggagggtttatagCCCTTCAGGGCTCAGTTATGATTAATCCCTACTGTAATGTAACTGGCTATtatccatgtaaatatcagatCCTTTTGTCTAATTCTTGGCCTCAGCGGTGtcttgtgacaatgagttccactggttaatcACGTGCCGTATGGAAAAAGCGTCCCCTCTTATTAGTTTTAAATATGCTGCCTTTCGAGTCCATTGAACATCCCCTTGCTGCGATCTAATGGACAGACTGAAAATCATGCAATAGTACACAATATAACATTTCTTGCAGGGAAAACTGGGCTGAGAAGGAAGAGAAGCTGAGAAAGAAAGTCAAGCAGGTTCTGAAATGCGATGTGTCCAAATCCAACATCTTGGCCCCTGTGTCTCTGCCCCAGGCCGACTGCCTGCTCTCCGCACTGTGCTTGGAAGCTGCCTGCAAAGACCTGAACAGCTATCGTGCAGCACTGAAGAACATCAGTTCTCTGTTAAAGCCAGGAGGCCACTTGGTGATGGTGATAGTCCTGAAAGAAACCTACTACATGGTAGACCAACGCAGGTTCTCCTGCCTCTACCTGGAGCGGGAGTCGGTGGAGGAAGCCCTGAGAGAGGCCGGGTATGATGTACAATGTATGGAGGTGACTCCAAACCGTTCCCAACGCACATTTTCAGATTTTGAGGCTGTGCTGAGTCTGGTTGCGTGCAAGCGGCCTGCTTAGTCCTGCTGAAAATGAGCAGGAAAGAGCCTTGGCGCAAGGGAAAGGGCCgggccggccttagggaaaaAGGCGCCtggggcaaacttgtattttggctcTGTGAGGGGCAGGGAGTTGTAGGAGGCGTGGagcacagggagctggggtgggggcttctCAGAGCCAAACCTGCACGTGATTTTGCATTGGCATGTGCATTAATCAAAGAATATAGAATTGATAGATAGGACATGTAACCCAAGGACCCCTTGACGCCAACTGGCAGATGGCCCCAGGGTACATAGGTGTAGAGGGATCTCCTGGGTTCGTCAAAAGGggtcatgtaaggtctctaatgaaagcctgtgtcacactgatcgtcataatcattgcaagataTATGTATGGAAAACGTGAATAGTTATGGATCTATACTAAAAATGATGTTCCCTAGGACTGTGAGTTAAGGCAGGCCACCAGGTGATCCACATACCTCTGTCATGCAAGACAGTGATGCGTATGTCACGCTGGCTCATCATGTGCAAACTGAGCATTGTGTGGTTCCCAAAGGACACCCATTTACAATCTGAGCCAAATGCTAATCAATTGATTGCAGGGGCTTCAGGAAAAAATAAGCCAGCAGGGGTTATCTTGATTAGGCATAAAGCAATGAACTTTTGAAACTATATCGGGGGTGCAGATGAACCTCCAGTTATTCCTTCAGTCTGTGAGCACTGCCAGCAGGATTGATTTGATGAGAAGGGAGCTCAGCTAAACTGGTTGAAAATTCTGAGAAAAGGATGTGGGGTAAGCTATCTCGTAGGAGATAGCAGAATGCCTGGTTAGGTGAGTTTCGGCTCTAGAAAGCACGTTATGATTTTGTTTGATATGTAACCACTGCTTTGCAATATCCTCACTTGCTGTCCTTGAATCTCtgttttgataataaacttattcctGTTTTCACTCTGTGTATATATTGAAGTGTGTTGAGTTGAGTGGTGATCCTCAGTTGAATCTTGCAAGCTGGTGTGTGTTTTTCCTTTAGGGAGTAGCAGCTCAGAGTTCTGTGACTGTTCAGTGGAACATGGTCTGGGCGTACCAGAGGCCATTCCGAGAACTCAGCGGGAGGTATGTGCCCAGCGGTAATCTGTACCGAGACAGTGAGGCCTACGAAGGGCAGGAAGGCAGTGCTTCTGCTGCCGGAGGCTAGTGGTTTCACATTGCGtgcacagacaagacttcctcatgctGAGGGCAGGCAGTGGCAAGGTGCCTGAACACCCTGGTACCCGAAGGAAGTGTCACAATACAAGCACCAGCTATCCTATTCCTCCAGCCCCCTCAGCCAATCCAGGCTGCTCTCGAGAGTACAGTTTCCCATGCTGTGTCCAGTCCAGGTTTAAATGTCTCAAGTGATGGAGTTCAcagctagagctgggcaaaaaaacttttggccaaaattgtttttggtgaaaaaaaatacagatttggtgATACCAAAAATGTCACAAATTTGTGTtggtttcactgaattgttttgaccgaaaaaaacaaaatatctgcTGTTTTGACTTATTCCAACCCTGGAatactttcaaaatgaaaagttttaatgacttttcatttcaaaatgtccttcaatttactttaaaaatacagcaatataaaaacaaaacaaaaaacaacaaaactcaaAATCTAGAGAAAACACAGTTTCCTGTcaaactaaatatttcatttgacccaaaatgaattttcttttactttttgattcaccaaaaattcagcaaaatattttttttcaggtcGACTCAAacgaatgtttaaaaaaaatatttcagcatgGCCAGAGAACCCCAACATTCATTATTTGGAACTGGGATTCCAACAGAAAGTAGGCAGCCAATGCCAACACTTGGAGCCAAGCCTTGAACGGAACCGGTTGGCTATTTCCATTGGCGGCAACAGGTGATCTTAGACAAGCTACCTAGCAAGGGGGTGGCTGAGCAGTAGTGCGCTGCAATGCCATGAGGGACAGACTTAGATTTGGTTTGAGCAGACCTGGAAAGCGTTTCAGGGCATGGCGAAGAGCACTGGTCTGGGAATGTCCAAGGTGAGGATCAACAAAAAGCAGATAGTCTGGGCTCAAAATCACTGCCTAATCCAGGCTCCAAGATTCATCTGACCTTTATTAATTCATCCTAAACAAATACTTCTATAACCCAGAGGGGGAGGCAGGTGACTCCCTGCAGCTTCTCCTTGTCTTTACGGGGCTCTCATCCAAGGACAGTGCTGCCCCACCCTGCTTAGTTTATGAGACCTAAAGAGGTCACAATCTATCACAGCTCAGCTACACTCAGTgctgaaagtgtgtgtgggggtgggtgccTCCAGGGGGTCACAACCCCAACCAAAAACTGAAACCAACCTGGGGATGTACTTTAAGCACTGCTACTTGCAGATGATGATAGAGCCGCCAACCCCACACATTCTTTTCATGCTGCTTTAAGCCCCGGCTGCAAGTCTGAGCGGTTGTTGACACCAGAGATGCGAATAGCTTCAGAAAAGCTCTCCCTTTCTATCCAATCAAAAGCAGATTGTTCTTTCCAAGTTACAATTGCTAACTTGTGGGGGGGAAACCACCCCACCCTCTTGCGTGACACTCTCAAAGTGGTGTCACCCGGACTGGTGGAATCTGGAGAGAAACGACGGCTTTGTTTAGAATTAGTTGGACCAGGTCCACTGGGCTATGGCTGTGCCTGCACATGGCCCCCATTAACTCGGCTGGGAGTGAGTTACAGGAAAGCTGATTAGcctgaagggaaactgctgtatTCAAAACAGCCTatgcctcactttctccatctgtgCAGGACTGTAGCCAGTAGGTTGAGGGATTGGGCAAAGGAGCAATAGTGCTGGGGTATTTACTCGAGTTCTCTATCTATGGAAAAGGGACAACGTGAGCAGCAGTAAGACAATCTTTCCCCATACATACATCCTCTCCTTCCTGCCTAAGAACTTAGAAAACAGTCCTGGAAACACTCTGTGCTAGGGCTCGCAGCCAGGAGGCCCTTGGCTTTGGACATTTGCTTGCTGGTAACTGTACTGAGATCCATCAAATGATTTCACAGAGGGCGCCACCAAACAGCAGCAGTTTTTGGTTACTGTTGACCTGAGGCAGACAGAATCATACTAGGGAAATACTCCGTGGTCCACTCCCgatccccagagccagccagttgCCCACAAGGGGGCTTTTTCATTAGGTTAATCAGGCTTGTAAGGCAAGGAGCAGCCCCAAACAGTCCCAAGGGTCTGTGAAAATATTACACACATACCTCCAGCCTGTGTAAATACCCTTTCAAAAGCTTGCATGGGGGAGGCccctccctgacacacacacaccagcacccGAATCCTCTTCCACATTACTGTAATTCTCAATGGCCTGAAAAGAAAGGACAAGTAATGGGAATGGGGAGATTCTTATGTGCAATATTTTCAACTGAGTCAGGCCATTCCCACCACACAGACTAGGGCCCCTAGTTTCTAATTACAGTAACTCATGCTTCACGAAAGAAAGAAATACACACGCTTCCTGGAGCATAGGAAAGAGTGGTTGCAACAGAGatacagtttccccatctgaatgTTTACCAAGCAGCAGGGGCTCCATTAGAGCACAGGGATTTTCTGCCCTCTGGAAGAAAAATGTTGTAGAGTGAAAGGTTTTGAGAAGCCCTGAAAAGAAAATGGATCTGAGGCTGAAGACTTGACCCCAGTAGATTTTTCCATTGATGGCAGGAGCAGGGAGAGCTTTACTGGACCCTGTGGGATCCCAGGTTCTTTACTTCAGCTCTATATATCCTAGGGCATGAGAGCACCACTAAGAAGGGGTCTCTTGGTTAGACAAGTCACCTTGCATATTGATTAAAAATAAGGATTTTTGTATGGAAAAAAGCCAACCATCCTCTAACTGACTCTGAACTATGGAAGCTACAAACATGTGGCAAATGCTCGTTTCTGGCTCTTTTGAATGTGCAGATACCATAGGCCTAGCCACACCTTGTAAAGGCAGCTGGAGAATCAGCTGCAATATTCCACCGCGTGCAGTCACTTTAATCTGACCATTTTTTGCCCCGGGCATCTCTCTTTGGCAGCCATGCAAGAAGAGCTGGAATAAAATGTAGCTGCATCAAGCTGATGTTGCAAAAAAATGATAgtgtgtttatttcatttttatcttTCTGAAAGGATGTGGGGCTTCCACCCCTAACCCTCCCATAGCTgttgcctttcttgggtggagtcctgcctctgtctccctcctgactagggtatttccaggctgaatagTTCCCGGACTTCATTGTGTTATTTCCAGCAAATGACAGTCTAACTAAGAAGGCCTGTTTTGCTTCCGCCTCTGAGATTGACAACTGTGTAACTTCCCGCAGTTAtaaattaccacacagctctttctaaacaagcaGTCTCCTGGGATTTAGTGTGACTCCATTGTGCCTTTTTTGTCCTAATCCcaagagatgtcctgaccagaccaggccaaagagaggGACCTCAGATGACCTCACCATGCCCACCAGATCTGGCTAACCCCTGAGCACTACCTGGGATGGGAAACTAGTGCCTCACATAGACACATACTCCTATGTGCCCTTTCCTTTCCCGCACCTTAGTTCttttctttcctatccctctccttttcccttctgtctaataatagtatggcttagctggccaagaccatatattttgcaacacttttccttttgtttctgtatctttaataaaagtttaaaagCATCTTTAGTGGTGTGTTGGCCAGGGTATTaaacaggctgaggtctctgtacacAAAAACCCGAACCTTGTTTAATGTTGGGTAGTTTCATGGTTACATTAACACCTTTGATTCTTTGGCCCCGTATATTAATGCAACATGGAACAAACTTGTAGGGAGACACTTGTATACAAATCCTTTTTTATTGTATCTTGTTACAGTATATTTGCGTACCAATAGAGAAAAACATGTTAATCTGGTTAATTCAAAAGCGCAAAGCAATTAATTATGGAGAAATGCTTCTAAAAGGACAGGCTGGTGCTTGTGCATGATGCAGCTTCTGGCTGGCAGTCTCAGTGGTGCCGAGGACTCCCCTTTTTGCGCCCAGTTGGCTCTTTGAGTAGGTAGGAGGGCTCGCTGGATACATGGCTATTGTCCAGCGCCGGTGAGTTTTTCGAAGATGACGCTGGCTTCTATCACTTGGCAGTTCTCCCCACTACCACTACGACAATTATAATGATGAGGAAAATTACTCCTATGACAATCCCGATGATATTCAGTATGCGGGCAGTGCGGGAAGCTTGGGACGCTCGCTCCATGTCACCTGTCCCAGCTGCATTCTCTACCTGGAAGGGAAGCACAGCCCACCCCACCCATCAAAACAGTTATTTAAATTCCAGGCTAATAAAACCCCACCCCAAAGGGCGTCCGTCCAACGTGCTGTGTGACGTCAATATACGCAAGGACATAGGAATTACAAAGAAACAATCAAAAAGCAGCTGCATGTCTTCCTCTCACCTACCACATGTCAGTTGATTAAATGTCACATGACCAACGTAGCTTAAAACGCATGAGAACCGCCATATTggctcagaccagtggtccatctagcccagtatcctgtcttctgacagtgccaggtgcttcagtgggaatgaacagaacggggcaattatcaagtgagccatccccggTCGTCcactccagcttctggcagtcagaggcttagggacacccagagcatggggttgcatccctgaccagcttggctgctagccattgatggacctatcctccatgaacgtatctagttcttttttgaacccagttgtacttttggcattttacagcatcccctggcaagtagttccacaggttaattgtgtgttgtgtgaagaagtacttcctcatatttgttttaaacttgctgcctattaatttcattgggtgacccctggttcttgtgttatgtgttaAGGGGTTAGtaccacttccctattcactttctctacaaccttcatgattttatagacctctattatgtccccccttagtcgtctcttttctaagcttaacagtctttttaatctcgcctCAGATGGAacctgttccagacccctaattctaatatatatattttgagatgagacaaccagaactgcacacagtattcaaggtgtgggcatatcatgaATGTATATACTGgcattattttctgtcttatctatccctatCCTAGTGTCTCCTAAcaatgttagcttttttgactgccgctgcacattgagcagatgttttcagcaaACTATCCATGATGTCTCCAAGATCTTTCCTCCCATATTGCATTTTTCCACCAGTCAGAAATCCCACCATTAGCTGTTTTAGCCTTTGGACATACCCATTCAAAGAGATGGGCTTTCCACCATGCTTTGAGGTTCAACAAATTCTGGGGGAATCCATCTATCCTAGGTACTTATCCGTCCCCATCACAATCGTAACTGAACCCCTTACAGTCACTAGTGAATTTATCCTACAGCACCCCAGTGAGGTAGGGGAGAGCggctatgcccattttacaggtagggaagtAAGTCACAAGGTGGCTAGCATCCTTTCCATCTGACCATCATGGGAGGAGGCTGAACACTCCAGAGGAAAGGGGGTTAGGTTTCCAGATGGAGGTCAGTGACATGCAGGACGAGAGCTGGTCAAAGTGTGaatggaaaacattaaaaaaaattcatcaacattcctgtgatttttttggggagttccttttatttttaatcagctCTCTTCAGGATCTTCCTGTCACACCCTGTTTGCTGCATTACACAGTAtggttggggaggaagggagggtggaATAATACAAAGCAAGAAATTCAATCATTCAatcaccaaaagaaaagaaaaggttaagagaTTCTGGGTTTTTTATAAGTAAATTTGACAGGCCTCAAGACTaaagccccgatcctgcaaagccTTACTGCATGCACATAGCTTTACACGTCTGAGTAACCCCATGGACATCGGTAGAACTACTCATCTTCACAGTGTTAGGCCTGTGCAGAATTAGGGCTTAACACCCTTGCTCCACAGAACAAGCATGCCTGGATAGAGCTGGGGAAGTAGTGTCGTAATACGATTTATTTCCCAAATTTTACTCCTCCTGTCTGTGACTGGCCTGCAAACTGACTGGCTGTTATTTCATTATTGGAAGTTACTGGGTGGGTAGTTTTGTGAATAACTTGTGGTGGCTTGTGCCTCTGTAGGCAGCTTATTGAATGTTTGCAGTATTCAGAATGTGATCTACCCGTTTTCTAAAGAATTCAgagcttttaaggccagaaggaatcactcTG
This genomic window contains:
- the LOC128823500 gene encoding nicotinamide N-methyltransferase-like, with the protein product MESPASFTGGEAYQKDFDPAAYLKTYYSFGSSHCQGNEILELNLRSLFKIFISGGVKGDTLIDIGSGPTIYQLLSACENFKEIIASDYTDRNRQELEKWLKNEPGAFDWTPVVKYVCELEGDRENWAEKEEKLRKKVKQVLKCDVSKSNILAPVSLPQADCLLSALCLEAACKDLNSYRAALKNISSLLKPGGHLVMVIVLKETYYMVDQRRFSCLYLERESVEEALREAGYDVQCMEVTPNRSQRTFSDFEAVLSLVACKRPA